Proteins encoded by one window of Acidobacteriota bacterium:
- a CDS encoding serine/threonine protein kinase encodes MSKTTGGESTGAVTDLFLGLTPERVLEAVEAAGLRCNAVCYPLNSFENRVYEVELEDRSRIIAKFYRPGRWSEEQILEEHAFIDDLVASEIPACPVLAFPDGSTVKRQEGIYYSLAERRGGRAPDELTDELAERLGMLVGRMHGVAAAGEAPHRLPLNADTYVRSNLEWLRHHETVPAMWRDRYFAAAEELADRADGLLDGVAVHRLHGDLHLGNLLLRDGRFNVLDFDDMVVGPPVQDLWLALPGRDAVTRRQRQVFLEGYERFRLFDHTTLQLIEPLRGLRLVHFATWLARRWHDPIFPATWSQFGTEDYWRQETEALEEILRLMRLGADPTAPVPQEEEELTNKDFFWDWED; translated from the coding sequence ATGAGCAAAACCACGGGTGGTGAATCGACCGGGGCGGTGACGGATCTTTTTTTGGGCTTGACCCCGGAGCGGGTGCTGGAGGCGGTGGAGGCGGCGGGGCTGCGGTGCAACGCGGTGTGTTATCCGCTCAATTCGTTCGAAAATCGGGTGTACGAGGTGGAGTTGGAGGACCGCTCGCGGATCATCGCCAAGTTCTACCGCCCGGGGCGTTGGAGCGAGGAGCAGATCCTCGAGGAGCACGCTTTCATCGACGATTTGGTGGCGTCGGAGATTCCTGCCTGCCCGGTGCTGGCGTTCCCCGACGGTTCGACCGTCAAGCGCCAGGAGGGGATCTATTATTCGCTGGCGGAGCGCCGCGGTGGTCGGGCTCCGGACGAGCTGACGGACGAGCTGGCGGAGCGGCTGGGCATGCTGGTAGGCCGCATGCACGGCGTGGCCGCCGCCGGCGAGGCCCCCCACCGCCTACCCCTCAACGCCGACACCTATGTGCGGTCGAACCTGGAGTGGTTGCGCCACCACGAGACGGTGCCGGCGATGTGGCGGGACCGGTATTTTGCCGCCGCGGAGGAGCTGGCGGATCGTGCTGACGGCTTACTGGATGGCGTCGCGGTCCACCGGCTTCACGGTGACTTGCATTTAGGAAACCTCCTCTTGCGGGACGGTCGCTTCAATGTCCTGGACTTCGACGACATGGTGGTGGGACCGCCGGTGCAGGATTTGTGGCTGGCGCTGCCGGGCCGGGACGCCGTCACGCGGCGGCAACGGCAAGTCTTCCTCGAAGGCTACGAGCGTTTCCGGCTCTTCGACCACACCACCCTCCAGCTCATCGAGCCCCTTCGCGGCCTGCGCCTGGTCCACTTCGCCACCTGGCTCGCCCGCCGCTGGCACGACCCCATCTTCCCCGCCACCTGGTCCCAATTCGGCACCGAGGATTATTGGCGTCAGGAAACAGAAGCGCTGGAAGAAATCCTCCGCCTGATGCGCCTCGGCGCCGACCCCACGGCCCCGGTTCCGCAGGAGGAAGAGGAGCTGACGAACAA